In one Leptotrichia sp. OH3620_COT-345 genomic region, the following are encoded:
- the trkA gene encoding Trk system potassium transporter TrkA has translation MKIIIVGAGVVGESLCSELSEEGNDVILIEKREEVLNRIIDTNDITGLVGNGASYENLLEAGADSADVFIAVTEADELNIISCIIAKKIGAKYTIARVRNPEYSTNMRFVREELGISMMINPEAEAAKSIISKLKFPNAISVDSIFSNRANILELEITKESSLNGVMLKNLGNISSDKIIVFVVKRGDDIFIPTGNFILSENDSIYVTGTNGAITKFYNEMGYENKNIDSAMLVGGGTISHYLTERLLNNKKKVKIIESDREKAEKLSRSYPEAVVIYGEETDQEFLVSEGIKNYDAVLALTDKDEENVVISMFAKSINSGKIMIKMSRTLLLPVLDEKGLYSIIVPKKIISDIIIRVVRSKINAKGSKMNTLHRLVENRIEAIVFEVSSQSKVTSIPIKDLKVIPNLLITCILRGEEMIYPGGNDIIQEKDKVMIVTFRKAIEDIDDILM, from the coding sequence ATGAAGATAATAATAGTAGGTGCCGGAGTAGTTGGAGAATCTTTGTGCAGTGAATTGTCAGAAGAGGGAAATGATGTAATTCTAATTGAAAAAAGAGAAGAAGTGCTGAATCGTATAATAGATACAAATGATATTACAGGATTAGTAGGAAACGGGGCCTCCTATGAGAATCTTCTGGAAGCCGGAGCGGACAGTGCTGATGTATTTATAGCGGTAACGGAAGCCGATGAATTAAATATTATTTCATGTATTATCGCAAAAAAAATAGGGGCGAAATATACTATTGCAAGGGTAAGAAATCCTGAATACAGTACAAATATGAGATTTGTAAGAGAAGAATTGGGAATATCCATGATGATAAACCCCGAAGCTGAAGCTGCCAAGAGTATAATCAGTAAACTTAAGTTTCCCAATGCAATAAGTGTAGACAGTATTTTTTCCAATAGAGCAAATATCCTCGAACTTGAAATAACAAAAGAAAGTAGTCTTAATGGAGTTATGTTAAAAAATCTGGGGAATATTTCTTCAGATAAAATTATAGTTTTTGTAGTTAAAAGAGGAGATGACATATTTATACCTACAGGGAATTTTATTCTGTCTGAAAATGACAGTATATATGTCACAGGAACAAACGGAGCTATAACAAAGTTTTACAATGAAATGGGATATGAAAATAAAAATATAGATTCAGCAATGCTTGTAGGAGGAGGAACTATATCTCACTATCTTACTGAAAGGCTTTTGAATAATAAAAAGAAAGTGAAAATAATAGAATCCGACAGAGAAAAAGCTGAAAAATTGAGTCGAAGTTATCCTGAAGCGGTGGTTATATACGGTGAAGAAACTGATCAGGAATTTTTAGTAAGTGAAGGAATTAAAAATTATGATGCCGTTCTGGCTTTAACTGATAAAGACGAGGAAAATGTAGTAATTTCAATGTTTGCAAAGTCGATTAATTCAGGAAAAATTATGATTAAAATGAGTAGAACTCTTCTATTGCCGGTTTTAGACGAAAAAGGACTGTATTCCATTATTGTTCCTAAAAAAATAATATCGGATATAATTATAAGAGTCGTGCGTTCAAAAATAAATGCAAAAGGATCAAAAATGAATACTCTTCACAGACTTGTGGAAAATAGGATAGAGGCTATCGTATTTGAAGTAAGCTCCCAAAGTAAAGTTACAAGTATACCTATTAAAGACTTGAAAGTTATTCCTAACCTTCTAATAACTTGTATATTAAGAGGAGAAGAAATGATTTATCCGGGAGGAAATGATATTATTCAGGAAAAAGATAAAGTTATGATTGTCACATTCAGAAAGGCAATAGAAGACATTGATGATATTCTGATGTAA
- a CDS encoding TrkH family potassium uptake protein yields the protein MNKKMIAFIVGRILLLEAGLMVLPLIISFIYRETLKYKVSYFSVIVILLILGFVLSARTPKDTSIQGREGFVIVSLSWILLSFFGALPLFMTKEVLSFTDSFFEIVSGFTTTGSSVITDLSKISRSNLFWRSFTHFVGGMGVLVLALAVFPKNSPSSVHVMKAEVPGPTFGKLVSKLSTTARVLYKIYVVMTIVLTVLLVFGGLDIFEAALIAFGTAGTGGFGVRNGSILPYNSAYVEMVLAVGMLVFGVNFNVYYYILIKKIKEAFANEELKYYLITVFMSTVFIFINIVSKYNSLWQCFRDVFFSVSSIITTTGYSTADFGSWPVFSQTILLILMFFGACAGSTAGGLKISRIVMIGKMFSAEIKHMVSPNRVISVKYENKTLDVKIQKSVTNYFLVYMVLFVVMLFIIAANTDDFLTAFSAVAATFNNIGPGLGKVGPTLSYTELNNLSKIVLSFAMLAGRLEIFPMLVLFAPGTWKIK from the coding sequence ATGAACAAAAAAATGATAGCTTTTATAGTGGGAAGAATACTTCTACTTGAAGCAGGGCTGATGGTTCTGCCTTTAATAATAAGTTTTATATACAGAGAAACTTTAAAATATAAAGTTTCTTATTTTTCAGTAATAGTAATTCTTTTAATTTTAGGGTTTGTTCTTTCGGCAAGAACTCCTAAAGATACATCAATTCAAGGGAGAGAAGGATTTGTTATAGTTTCCCTATCATGGATACTTTTATCATTTTTCGGAGCCTTACCTTTATTTATGACAAAGGAAGTACTTTCGTTTACAGATTCATTTTTTGAAATTGTAAGCGGATTTACAACAACAGGTTCAAGTGTAATAACTGATCTTTCAAAAATAAGCCGTTCAAATTTGTTTTGGAGAAGTTTTACACATTTTGTAGGTGGAATGGGTGTTCTTGTTCTTGCACTTGCAGTATTTCCGAAAAATTCTCCCAGTTCAGTTCATGTTATGAAAGCTGAAGTTCCCGGACCTACTTTCGGAAAACTTGTTTCAAAACTTTCTACAACTGCGAGAGTTCTTTATAAAATATATGTTGTAATGACAATAGTCCTTACCGTACTTTTAGTATTCGGGGGACTGGATATTTTTGAAGCAGCTCTTATTGCCTTTGGAACAGCAGGAACAGGAGGTTTTGGAGTAAGAAACGGAAGTATACTGCCGTATAACAGTGCTTATGTGGAAATGGTACTTGCAGTGGGGATGCTTGTATTCGGAGTGAATTTTAATGTATATTATTATATTTTAATAAAAAAGATAAAAGAAGCCTTTGCGAATGAAGAACTCAAATACTATTTAATAACGGTATTTATGAGCACGGTATTTATATTTATAAATATAGTTTCAAAATATAATTCATTATGGCAGTGTTTCAGAGATGTATTTTTTTCAGTTTCCTCAATAATAACAACAACAGGGTATTCCACAGCTGATTTCGGTTCATGGCCGGTATTTTCACAAACAATACTTCTTATATTAATGTTTTTCGGAGCCTGTGCAGGGTCAACCGCAGGCGGTCTTAAAATATCAAGGATAGTTATGATTGGGAAAATGTTTTCAGCCGAAATAAAACATATGGTAAGTCCTAACAGAGTAATTTCCGTAAAGTATGAAAATAAAACTCTGGATGTAAAAATACAGAAAAGTGTTACAAATTATTTTCTTGTATATATGGTTTTATTTGTAGTTATGCTTTTTATAATAGCTGCAAATACGGATGATTTTCTGACTGCTTTCAGTGCAGTTGCAGCGACTTTTAATAATATAGGGCCGGGACTTGGAAAAGTGGGACCGACATTAAGTTATACAGAACTTAATAATTTGTCAAAAATTGTACTGAGTTTTGCAATGTTGGCAGGAAGGCTTGAAATATTTCCGATGCTTGTATTATTTGCTCCGGGAACTTGGAAAATAAAATAA